A region of the bacterium genome:
CCGTGATACACCCTTGTTGCCTGAGGCTGACAGGGCATCTTTATAGTTGAGAGAAGAGTATTGAACCCTGACCAGAAGATCCCCTTCCGGCAGCGCTTCAACACTCCTTGTGGTGACCTTTCTGATGAATGCCTTGGATCCGGTCTCTTCCACCAGCAGGCAGGAATAGGTTATATCTGTCATGGGGAACCTCCTGTGTGTTTGAATTGCCAATGAACAGGATAAGGGGTTGAAGTGTCAGTGTCTAGGAGTCTGTCGAAAGATGTTATTGTATATTCATGAAAAACAGAGCGAAATTCAAGGGTTATAATCCTGATCAGTTATTTTTACTACCTCCTGACATGAAGGAATGGCTTCCCGGGGACGGCCTGGCGTACTTCATCATGGACGTGGTAGGTGTTCTTGACCTTGACCGGATCTACGCGTCCTATGACGGTTCTGCCGGCGGTCAGCCCCCTACGATCCTGAGATGATGGTGGGGTTGCTACTTTACTCTTACTGCGTGGGAGTGGTTTCCTCGCGCAAGATCGAGCAATCGACCTGGCATTCGGTTCCCTTTCGTGTTCTTGCGGGTAACCGTCATCCGGACCATGACACGATCGCGGATTTCCGGAAGCGTCCTTTAAAAGCTCTTAGCGGTTTATTTGTTGACGTTCTTCGTCTTTGTCAGAAGGCTGGGCTGGTGAAGCTTGGCCATGTAAGTCTGGACGGCACGAAGGTGAAAGCCAACACGTCGAAGCGCAAGGCGATGACCTATGGTCGTATGGTCAAAAGGTCGGCTGCTAACCAACAGCTGCCTTCAATAGAATCACCACGCCCAGAAATATCAAAAGGATACTCAACCCTTTTCTGTAAACTCCCGAATCAACCCTGTTGAACAGGTACGAACCTGCAAACACACCGGTTACAAGGGCGGGGAGGCCAGCGGCGAAGAGCATGAGGACCTCCTTTGTCATTAGTCCTCCACCGGTTTGAACAACACCTGTTACCACGCTTGTAACCAGAAAAAAACCTACAAGGGTAGACTTGATGGGAAGCTTGCCCCACGGCTGCAAGGCCGTGTAGATGATAACCGGCGGCCCGCCTGCGCTGACGCTCCCGCCCAGGATACCGGACAGAAAACCCACAGGCCACGCCCACCCGGCGGCGATCTCCTTCTCAGGAACACCTCTAAACATGAGCCATACTGGAAAAACCAGAAGCACCAAGCCGATCACCAACTCCAGGAAACTGGTGGACATTTTCTTAAGGATAAATACGCCGATCAGGATGCCGGGAACACAAGCGATGAGCAGCGTCCGGACCCTTTTCCACTCCAGGTGCCTGTGTACCTGGAAAACAAGGATCACATTTATGCAGATCCCCAGGAGGACAACCATGGGGACCACCGTTTTGACTCCCGTGAGCATGGTCAGCAAAGGCAGCAGAACCAGGGTGGACCCGAACCCGGTAAAGCCCTGGGTGAACCCGGCGATGAAGATAATGAGGTGGAAGTAAGGGTTTTCAAGCATGGGATTGAATCATTGCATAACCGGGACAGGGGTGGCTAGTGGCTAGTTTGTGTCACTTCGTGTACTTTGTGTTTCATTAAGCATCGCCTTTTATATTAACCAGGATCGCTTCACATAGGTGATGGTTCGCGATGATGATATGAATACATCTGATCCCTTTACAAAGGGCAGCTTCCTCAACACGGTTTGTCACGTTAAAGCCGCAGGCGACAACGTAAATTGAGAGCGAAAGTACGCCATCTTTCCCCTTGTTGAAAATTCCCCTTTTCAGGATTAGTATTACATCTTCAATTTAAACCGCCGGAGAAACCAGACACTTCGTGGAGATTACGTACTTGGGATGATTTCACCTGTTTTTAAAACACGACGAAACGCACAGCGGTGGCGGTTCCTCTACCCACTTATCCTGTCTTCGGCCATCTTCCTGTTTGCCTGCTCTAACCTCATGATGCCAGAACCCGCCGAGCTGGGAATTCCCATTCCCGCCACCTATACCCTTTACGAAGAAACGGCCCCGGCCCCGGACCGCTGGTGGGAGAGTTTCGGTTCGGATGAGATCAACAAGCTTGTCCAGGACGCCATAACCTCCAGTCAGACCCTCAAGGTATTACTCGCCCGCCTTCAACAGTCTGAAGCCCTGGCCGTGCAAGCCGGTGCGGACAAACTGCCTGACCTGAACCTCAGGGCAGGAGCCTCTGAAACGACCCGGAGTACGGGCAGCCAGACCCTTCGGGACAGCTCCAGGAGCCTCACTCTGGTGAGCAACTGGGAAATAGATTTCTGGGGCCGGGTCAGAGCTGAACACAGAACCGCTCTCCTTGAAGTGGAGATCTCAAGGGAA
Encoded here:
- a CDS encoding sulfite exporter TauE/SafE family protein translates to MLENPYFHLIIFIAGFTQGFTGFGSTLVLLPLLTMLTGVKTVVPMVVLLGICINVILVFQVHRHLEWKRVRTLLIACVPGILIGVFILKKMSTSFLELVIGLVLLVFPVWLMFRGVPEKEIAAGWAWPVGFLSGILGGSVSAGGPPVIIYTALQPWGKLPIKSTLVGFFLVTSVVTGVVQTGGGLMTKEVLMLFAAGLPALVTGVFAGSYLFNRVDSGVYRKGLSILLIFLGVVILLKAAVG